The Cucurbita pepo subsp. pepo cultivar mu-cu-16 chromosome LG18, ASM280686v2, whole genome shotgun sequence nucleotide sequence TTTGTGCTTCTTTTCGAGCATAGCTAAACGGATTAAGACATTAAAGAGTCATTTTACAACCTTTGTGCTTCTTCTCGAGCATAGCTAAACAGATTAAGACATTAAAGAGTCATTTTACAACCTTTGTGCTTCTTTTCGAGCATAGCTAAATGGATCAAGACATTAAAGAGGCCATTTTACAAACTTTGTGCTTCTTCTCGAGCATAGCTAAACGGATTAAGACATTAAAGAGCCATTTTACAACCTTTGTGCTTCTTCTCGAGCATAGCTAAACGGATTAAGACATTAAAGAGTCATTTTACAACCTTTGTGCTTCTTCTCGAGCATAGCTATAGCTAAACAAATTAAGACgaataacatatatataaatttgtcACTTTCAGTAAGGAAGCTGTTCATAAAACAAGCAAATTAAACACTGTAATGATCAAGAACAATATGTGTTTGTGTTATTTCTTGCTGGATATTGAATTTTTGGGGATGGGTTTGATTAGTAATTAGGGAACCCTAATTGGGTCAACAAGGAGGGAACCAGTTGATGCCTTTTTGGTTTGTTCATACTCCAAATTGGAAGCTCTTGGGGCTGCCAAAGTGAGCTCAAGATCTGGCCCACCTGCTccagaagatgaagaacaaatcATGGTTTGAGAAGCTGATTTGAGCTGTGAATCAATCAACCCATAAAGCCaaattgatgaagaagaagaagaagaaaaagcttGATTATTGTTGTTCATCACTTCCATGGAAGAACCCAATTGTTGGGAGCTTGCAAAAGTAGTGGTGATTTTACTCTCTAAAAGAGGCAAATTCAGCTCCTTCTTGATATTCATCTCATTCTTATTGCTATgagtttgagaatttgaagATATCTTCAGACATTGAGACAGTGCTGTGGTTGTTGTATCATATGCTGTCCCAACCTGTATTCCAACACACAAAACAAATCTAAATTGTGTAATTTTTGGTAtagattatgaaaaaaatacctatccaaatgaaatgaagaataCCATGTCGAAGAGGCTCGAGCGACGGTTCTTTTTGTTGACGGTCGATTGTCTAAGAAAATACTTTTGAGCGTGACTAGCCACTTGGGTCGGAGTTTTCGTGGTAACGTAGTTTCTCGAGATGCCTCTCCAATCTCCTCTTCCAAGCTTTTCAAGCCCAATTAGGAATATTCTGTGCTCCTCTTCTGTCCATGGAACCCCTAAGAACAGTTCATCCcaaaaaatatgattattatGCTTAAAATAAAGGGTATGATCAATCAAACACCAAAAACCCAAGTAAAAAAAAGCCTCAAATCCTCAAAAACATTGAAAACCCAGAAAGGAAAGAGgctaaaaatcaaaacttgaccaaagaaaacacaaaaagattgaattttgaagagaCCCAAATGATAAAAACCTTacctttcttcctttcttggTCTCCATTGAGAAGGCCATCAGAGAGATAGCCATTGGTGGGCTTAGAAGGTTCAAGATTATGATCGATTTGAATTCGAGAAGTAGAGAAAGACGaggacgacgacgacgacgacaagCAATCGGTGCTAAAGCTTTTCTTAATGGCGAAAGCAGCAgcacttgaagaagaagtagtagaagaggaagaagaagaggaagaagaagaagaagaagaggaatcaaGATGAACTCCAAAGAGCCTAATTAAGCCACTACCAACGTTGAAATTGGGTGTGATTGAGGGTCTAAAGTTGGTGCAAGTCCTTGAATTG carries:
- the LOC111779733 gene encoding uncharacterized protein DDB_G0271670-like isoform X2, which produces MGRKCSHCGNIGHNSRTCTNFRPSITPNFNVGSGLIRLFGVHLDSSSSSSSSSSSSSSTTSSSSAAAFAIKKSFSTDCLSSSSSSSSFSTSRIQIDHNLEPSKPTNGYLSDGLLNGDQERKKGVPWTEEEHRIFLIGLEKLGRGDWRGISRNYVTTKTPTQVASHAQKYFLRQSTVNKKNRRSSLFDMVGTAYDTTTTALSQCLKISSNSQTHSNKNEMNIKKELNLPLLESKITTTFASSQQLGSSMEVMNNNNQAFSSSSSSSIWLYGLIDSQLKSASQTMICSSSSGAGGPDLELTLAAPRASNLEYEQTKKASTGSLLVDPIRVP
- the LOC111779733 gene encoding uncharacterized protein DDB_G0271670-like isoform X1; this encodes MGRKCSHCGNIGHNSRTCTNFRPSITPNFNVGSGLIRLFGVHLDSSSSSSSSSSSSSSTTSSSSAAAFAIKKSFSTDCLSSSSSSSSFSTSRIQIDHNLEPSKPTNGYLSDGLLNGDQERKKGVPWTEEEHRIFLIGLEKLGRGDWRGISRNYVTTKTPTQVASHAQKYFLRQSTVNKKNRRSSLFDMVGTAYDTTTTALSQCLKISSNSQTHSNKNEMNIKKELNLPLLESKITTTFASSQQLGSSMEVMNNNNQAFSSSSSSSIWLYGLIDSQLKSASQTMICSSSSGAGGPDLELTLAAPRASNLEYEQTKKASTGSLLVDPIRVP